CACGGCGAGGTCGTCCCCGACCCGGCCTGGCTCGCCGCGCTGGGCACGATCGACCTGATCTCGATCCTCAACGGCGGCATGTACGAGGACGCCTCGGACCGCTTCTACTCCTCGCCGGCCCAGATCATCCTGCCCGGCACCTCCCGCAAGATGGACGACGGCTGGGAGAACCGCCGCCGCCGGGTCCGCGACACGAACGACTGGGTCCGCTTCCGTCTGCCCGCCCAGGGCGCGGTGCGCGCGGTCGAGATCGACACCGCCTACCTCAAGGGCAACGCGGCCGGCTGGGCCGGCCTCCACGGCCGCGACGGCGACACGGGCGAATGGTTCGAGATCCTGCCCCGAACCCGGCTCCAGCCCGACACCCTCCACCGCTTCGTCCTCGACACCGAGGCCGTGGTCACCCACGTACGCCTGGACGCCTACCCCGACGGCGGGGTGGCCCGGATGCGCCTCCACGGCTCGCTGACGGAGGCGGGCGCGGCCGAACTGGCCCGCCGCCACCAGGAGTCCGGCGCCTGATGCCCCCGCCCGGCGGACGGCTGCGCAACCGCGCCCGCCCGCCGGGCGGCTTCCAGCGGTCACCACGTCCCAAACCACGGTGAACCCCGGGCGTCCGCGCCCGTCCCCACGCACGACGAAGGGGGCGCCCCCGCAGGAGGCGCCCCCTTCGTCGCGTGTACCGCAGGACCGTTAGGCGGTGGCCGCTGCGGCGTCGGCCGCCTGCGCCTTCAGCGCACGCTCCACGCCCGAGCGGGACTCCGACATCAGCCGGCGCAGCGCTGCGCTCGGCTGCGCCGACTCCAGCCAGGCGTCCGTGGCGTCCAGCGTCTCCTGCGAGACCTGGAGAGCCGGATACAGGCCGACCGCGATCTGCTGCGCCATCTCGTGGCTGCGCGAGTCCCAGACGTCCTTGACCGCCGTGAAGAACCTCTCCGTGTACGGCGCCAGCAGCTCACGCTGGTCGGTCTGCACGAAACCGCTGATGACCGACTCCTGGAGGGAGTTCGGCAGCTTGTCCGACTCGACGACCGACGCCCACGCCTCGGCCTTCGCCTCCTCGGAGGGCTGGGCCGCGCGCGCCGACGCCGCGTGACGCTCACCCGCGGCCGTCCTGTCACGCTCGTACTCCGCGGCGATCTCCTCCTCGTCCAGGAGGCCCGTCGCCGCCAGGCGCTGCACGAACGCCCAGCGCAGCTCAGTGTCGACGGCCAGGCCCTCGATCTCCTGCGTGCCGTCGAGCAGCGACTGCAGGACGTCGAGGTGGAGCGGGCTGCGTGCCGTCGCGGCGAATGCGCGGGCCCAGGCCAGCTGGTGGTCACCGGCCGGCTCGGCCGCGCGCAGGTGCGCCAGCGTCGCCTCGGTCCACTGGTTCAGGCCCGCCTCGCGCCACTCCGGGGCGGCGTAGAGGTCGAGCGCCAGCTTCACCTGACGGTGCAGCGACTGCACGACGCCGATGTCCGACTCCTTGCCGATCCCTGAGAGGACCAGCGCCAGGTAGTCACGCGTCGCCAGCTCGCCGTCGCGCGTCATGTCCCAGGCCGAGGCCCAGCTCAGCGCGCGGGGCAGGGACTCGGCGAAGTCGCCCAGGTGCTCGGTGACGACCCGCAGCGACTCCTCGTCGAGACGGACCTTCGCGTACGACAGGTCGTCGTCGTTGAGCAGGACGACCGCCGGACGAGCCGTGCCGGAAGGGAACGGCACCGTGGTGCGCTCGCCGTCCACGTCGAGCTCGATCCGGTCCGTGCGCACCAGCTTGCCCGCCGCGTCGAGGTCGTAGCAGCCGATGGCGATCCGGTGCGGACGCAGGGTGGGCTCGCCCTTCGCGCCGGCGGGCAGCGCGGGGGCCTCCTGGAGCACGGTGAACGAGGTGACGTGGCCGTTCCCGTCGGTCTCGATCTCCGGGCGCAGGATGTTGATCCCGGCCGTCTCCAGCCACGCCTTGGACCAGGTCTTCAGGTCACGGCCGGAGGTCTCCTCCAGCGCGCCCAGCAGGTCCGACAGACGGGTGTTCCCGAAGGCGTGCGCCTTGAAGTAGGCCTGCACGCCCTTGAAGAACGCGTCCTTGCCGACGTACGCCACGAGCTGCTTCAGGACCGAGGCGCCCTTCGCGTACGTGATCCCGTCGAAGTTCACCAGGACGTCGTCGAGGTCCTGGATGTCCGCCATGATCGGGTGCGTCGACGGCAGCTGGTCCTGCCGGTACGCCCAGGTCTTCATGGAGTTGGCGAACGTGGTCCAGGAGTGCGGCCACTTCGAGCCCTCGGCGTCCGCCTGGCACGCGATGGAGGTGTACGTCGCGAAGGACTCGTTCAGCCAGAGGTCGTTCCACCACTCCATGGTGACCAGGTCGCCGAACCACATGTGGGCGAGCTCGTGGAGGATCGTCTCGGCGCGCGTCTCGTAGGCCGCGTCCGTGACCTTCGAACGGAACACGTACTGGTCGCGGATGGTGACCGCGCCCGCGTTCTCCATCGCGCCCGCGTTGAACTCCGGGACGAAGAGCTGGTCGTACTTGGCGAAGGGGTACGCGTAGTCGAACTTCTCCTGGAACCAGTCGAAGCCCTGCCGGGTGACCGCGAAGATGTCGTCCGCGTCGAGGTACTCGGCGAGCGACGGCCGGCAGTAGATGCCGAGCGGGACGGACTGGCCGTCCTTCTCGTAGCTGCTGTGCACCGAGTGGTACGGGCCGGCGATCAGGGCCGTGATGTAGGTGGAGATGCGCGGCGTCGGCTCGAACGACCAGACGTCGTCCTTCGGCTCGGGCGTCGGCGAGTTGGAGATCACGGTCCAGCCGGACGGGGCCTTCACGGTGAACCGGAAGGTCGCCTTCAGGTCGGGCTGCTCGAAGCTGGCGAACACCCGGCGGGCGTCCGGGACCTCGAACTGGGTGTAGAGGTAGGCCTGCTCGTCGACAGGGTCGACGAAGCGGTGCAGGCCCTCGCCGGTGTTCGTGTACGAGCAGTCGGCGACGACCTTCAGCTTGTTCGCGCCGGCCCGGAGGTGCTTCAGCGCGATCCGGGAGTCCCGGAAGACGGCTGCGATGTCCAGGTCCTTGCCGTTCAGCACGATGTCGTGCACGGCGGGGGCGACCAGATCGATGAAGGTCTCCGCACCGGCTTCGGCGGAGTCGAAGCGCACGGTGGTGACGGACCGGTAGGTGCCGCCCTCCTGTGCGCCGGAGAGGTCGAGATCGATCTCGTACGCGTCCACGGTCAGCAGGCGCGCCCGCTCCTGTGCCTCTTCGCGGGTCAGATTCGTGCCAGGCACGCGGTCATCTCCTTGATATGCGATGTTTCTGGTCATCCTTCCACGTGGGGCGGGCGCAGCGCGATGTCCGTTTTCCGCCGGACCTGCGCGGGTGTCCGGGCCACCCTCGGACCATGACCGCACACGAGGCACGGCCCATCGGGCCGGACACCCTGGAAGAGCTCCGGACGACCGACGACGCGGGACGTCCCTGCGTCCCGTACAAGGCCACGGAGGGCGGCGACCCCCTGCGCTGCTGCCTGCGTGGCACGGAGTCGGGGGAGCTGATCGCGCTCGTCTCCTACGCGCCGCTGAGACGCTGGGCGGCGGAGACCTGGGCGCGCCCGGGGGCGTACGACGAACAGGGCCCGGTCTTCATCCACGCCGAGCGGTGCGAGGGCCCGGCGGGGGACCGGACCGGCTATCCGTTCTCCCGGGCGGGCGCACTGCGCACCGTCCGCCGCTACGACGCGGAGGGCGCGATCATCGGCGGCCGGCTGCTGGAGATCCCGGCCGAGGAGGAGAAGGGCTTCGACGCCGCCTTCGCGGAGGCCTTCGCCGACCCGGACGTGGCGCTGGTACACGTGCGGGCCGTGGAGTACGGGTGCTTCCACTTCGAGGTACGGCGGGGCGGGGCCGGGGTGCCCCTCGCGTAGCCGCTCCTTCCCGCTCCCGCCCTCCGGGGCGACGAGCGAGCGGGCACGCGGAAGGGCGGCCCCGGGCACCAGGGGCCGCCCTTCCGCGGACGAGTGGGGTCAGCCCTTGAGCTCCGCCGCCACCAGCTCCGCGATCTGGACCGCGTTCAGCGCGGCACCCTTGCGCAGGTTGTCGTTGGAGACGAACAGTGCGAGGCCGTGCTCGACGGTCTCGTCGGCGCGGATGCGGCCGACGTACGAGGCGTCCTTGCCGGCCGCCTGGAGCGGGGTGGGGATCTCGGAGAGCTCGACGCCCTCGGCGTCCTTCAGCAGCTCGTAGGCGCGCTCGACACTGATCGGGCGGGCGAAACGGGCGTTGATCTGGAGGGAGTGACCGGAGAAGACCGGGACCCGCACACAGGTGCCGGACACCTTGAGCTCCGGGATCTCCAGGATCTTGCGGGACTCGTTGCGGAGCTTCTGCTCCTCGTCCGTCTCGAAGGAACCGTCGTCGACGATCGCCCCGGCGAGCGGCAGTACGTTGAAGGCGATCGGGCGCTTGTAGACGCCCGGCTCGGGGAAGTCCACCGCGTCACCGTCGTGCGTCAGCTTGTCCGCTTCCGCGACGACCTTGGACGCCTGGCCGTGCAGCTCGGCGACACCGGCGACCCCGGAGCCGGACACCGCCTGGTAGGTGGCCACGGTCAGCGCGTCCAGCTGCGCCTCGTCGTGCAGGGGGCGCAGCACGGGCATGGCGGCCATCGTGGTGCAGTTCGGGTTGGCGATGATGCCCTTGGGGCGGTTCGCGATCGCGTGCGCGTTGACCTCGGAGACGACCAGCGGTACCTCGGGGTCCTTACGCCATGCGGAGGAGTTGTCGATCACCACGGCGCCCTGGGAGGCGACCTTCTCGGCCAGCGCCTTCGACGTGGCACCGCCCGCGGAGAACAGCACGATGTCCAGACCGGTGTAGTCCGCGGTGGAGGCGTCCTCCACGGTGATGTCCGTGCCCTCGTAAGCGATGGTGGAACCCGCGGAACGCGCGGAAGCGAAGAGCCGCAGCTCGGCGACGGGGAACTTCCGCTCGGCCAGGATGCTGCGCATGACTGTGCCGACCTGACCGGTGGCGCCGACGATTCCGACCTTCACTGGGACTCCCTCACAGATGCGAACGGGCACGATTGCCGGTCCATGATGCGTATGTCCCCGGCTCCCTTGTCCAATCCATTGTCCGGCAGGCGGACGGGCGCCGCACGGAGCTGTGGGGCGGGAGCCCTTGATAGCTCCCGCCCCACAGTCATGAGGTGTCGTACGGATCACACCGCCGTGACGGCTACGGCGCGACCTTCTCGATCACGACGCTGCCGGTGCCCGCCGCGGTGCCGCGGGCGTTCACCAGCTGGACCTCGCCGAAGAACTGGCGGCCCTCGGGGGCCGCTCCGGCGACCACGACCTCAGCGGTGACCTGGGCGGACGCGCCGTTGGCCAGGTTCACGGCCTTCGACTCGTCGACCTTGATCTCACCGAGCGACGACGCGTAGTAGACGTCGCGGTAGTCGTACTCGGTGGTACCGGCCGGGACCGAGTAGCCGTCGATGACGACGGTGTACGTGCCGGCCGCCGGCTTCACCAGGCTGACGGACTCCTCGGAGCCCGCCGTCGTGGAGGCGCCGACCTCGGTGTCGCCCTTGTAGACGTACAGGTCGATGTCCGCGTTGGCGTCCGACGTGTTGCCGATGGCGACGTCCAGCTTCTCGACGCCCGCACCGATGGTCACCGTCCTGGTGTACTCGCCACCCGTGGAGATCGACGGGCGCTCGACGTCGGCCGAGCCCAGCGAGCCGCCCTTGAGCTTGCCCTCCAGGTCGCCCGCGTTGTTGGTGACCGTCCAGTCCACCGCGGCCGGGGTGCCGATCTTCGCCTCGGGGATGGTCCGCACCGCCGGGTCGAAGGAGGCGCCGAGCAGCGAGACGTCCAGCTTGTACGGGTTGTCCAGCAGCGGCGACGTACGGCGGGACTCGACCTCGATCTCCCAGACGCCCGGCTGCGGCGCGTTGTACGAGCGCGTGTCCGGACGGCAGGTGTTGGCCGGGTTCTCGTAGTTCGGGTAGCAGTTGATCGTGGAGCTGTCCTCCACCGCGACCCCGTAGGGGTGGATGGAGATGAACCGCGTCTGGCTGCCCGAGCGCAGGGCGCTCAGCGCGACCTCCAGGGTCTCGGCGCCCTCCGGCACGTTCACGAAGTACGACGTGGTGCCGTTGCGCTGCACCGAGCCGGTCGTCGAGAACGCGTAACCCGGCTTCACCAGGTCCTTGGCGACGACCACCGTGGAGAGGATCTGCTGGTCCACGCCGCTGGTCTTCGAGTCGTCCACCCGCAGGATCGCGCTGTGG
The DNA window shown above is from Streptomyces sp. Alt3 and carries:
- a CDS encoding DUF1203 domain-containing protein; the protein is MTAHEARPIGPDTLEELRTTDDAGRPCVPYKATEGGDPLRCCLRGTESGELIALVSYAPLRRWAAETWARPGAYDEQGPVFIHAERCEGPAGDRTGYPFSRAGALRTVRRYDAEGAIIGGRLLEIPAEEEKGFDAAFAEAFADPDVALVHVRAVEYGCFHFEVRRGGAGVPLA
- the pepN gene encoding aminopeptidase N encodes the protein MPGTNLTREEAQERARLLTVDAYEIDLDLSGAQEGGTYRSVTTVRFDSAEAGAETFIDLVAPAVHDIVLNGKDLDIAAVFRDSRIALKHLRAGANKLKVVADCSYTNTGEGLHRFVDPVDEQAYLYTQFEVPDARRVFASFEQPDLKATFRFTVKAPSGWTVISNSPTPEPKDDVWSFEPTPRISTYITALIAGPYHSVHSSYEKDGQSVPLGIYCRPSLAEYLDADDIFAVTRQGFDWFQEKFDYAYPFAKYDQLFVPEFNAGAMENAGAVTIRDQYVFRSKVTDAAYETRAETILHELAHMWFGDLVTMEWWNDLWLNESFATYTSIACQADAEGSKWPHSWTTFANSMKTWAYRQDQLPSTHPIMADIQDLDDVLVNFDGITYAKGASVLKQLVAYVGKDAFFKGVQAYFKAHAFGNTRLSDLLGALEETSGRDLKTWSKAWLETAGINILRPEIETDGNGHVTSFTVLQEAPALPAGAKGEPTLRPHRIAIGCYDLDAAGKLVRTDRIELDVDGERTTVPFPSGTARPAVVLLNDDDLSYAKVRLDEESLRVVTEHLGDFAESLPRALSWASAWDMTRDGELATRDYLALVLSGIGKESDIGVVQSLHRQVKLALDLYAAPEWREAGLNQWTEATLAHLRAAEPAGDHQLAWARAFAATARSPLHLDVLQSLLDGTQEIEGLAVDTELRWAFVQRLAATGLLDEEEIAAEYERDRTAAGERHAASARAAQPSEEAKAEAWASVVESDKLPNSLQESVISGFVQTDQRELLAPYTERFFTAVKDVWDSRSHEMAQQIAVGLYPALQVSQETLDATDAWLESAQPSAALRRLMSESRSGVERALKAQAADAAAATA
- a CDS encoding aspartate-semialdehyde dehydrogenase, with protein sequence MKVGIVGATGQVGTVMRSILAERKFPVAELRLFASARSAGSTIAYEGTDITVEDASTADYTGLDIVLFSAGGATSKALAEKVASQGAVVIDNSSAWRKDPEVPLVVSEVNAHAIANRPKGIIANPNCTTMAAMPVLRPLHDEAQLDALTVATYQAVSGSGVAGVAELHGQASKVVAEADKLTHDGDAVDFPEPGVYKRPIAFNVLPLAGAIVDDGSFETDEEQKLRNESRKILEIPELKVSGTCVRVPVFSGHSLQINARFARPISVERAYELLKDAEGVELSEIPTPLQAAGKDASYVGRIRADETVEHGLALFVSNDNLRKGAALNAVQIAELVAAELKG